A window of Procambarus clarkii isolate CNS0578487 chromosome 69, FALCON_Pclarkii_2.0, whole genome shotgun sequence contains these coding sequences:
- the LOC123772181 gene encoding zinc finger protein PLAG1 isoform X2 gives MIFVRPAVKKAEQNLVAFQYKGEIYFATIKEIPAQCELKVWFSKDYAERMGTRILAEEGVSWQFRTRQRFRCRGCEVVFSSAASLTNHRCIRTPQTSKSETPSSRGRQGKKIAKRGGGQIIPTPSTSGKRSAVRGVLHQQESDTTKSLLKEELASPASSSDSEESEVLTLSPQKRSPRSSPRGRGSIYSCNVCQKVFHSPGKLKQHSYSHTGERPFSCTLCHKAFSSRFKLVRHQLIHTTERQHQCPLCDRSFHRKDHLKNHIQIHDPSKQFKCERPECGKEYNSYMSYRKHCAVHAAEEGDLQCKICQKMFETKPDLIYHLKVHVGSRSVKSPSEKKFPCDHCDRRFFTRKDVKRHLVVHTGKRDFSCSLCPQKFGRKDHLVRHIKKSHGISDLSRMEGLEFSAASTSSVPQALSPNTSVTSSPPPTSGTHHLPMVLLPEPVAGPSGLSGPGPSSLSGATGLMGPTGETHFISPSFQQDFRIFEETIKEEPELQPSMEEIGPGGDDLSKILGMYLPSGSISLTGPSLLDPTTHRAEEGESQRSLLESALLRMPQEEQKESILLVHGTSFSRDPLETRSLLPGSQSAEFSQEGILPVTLLSSESPGVSGRSLLSPGPVSQLSGSGVPAVTTAATTTSAAVTTTASLLPSLPGFDEVFPQ, from the coding sequence aggAGGGTGTTTCATGGCAGTTCCGTACTCGTCAGAGATTTCGATGTCGTGGGTGTGAGGTTGTGTTTAGTAGTGCTGCTAGTCTGACAAACCATCGCTGTATAAGGACTCCTCAAACCTCCAAAAGTGAAACTCCAAGTAGTCGAGGTAGGCAAGGCAAGAAGATTGCCAAACGAGGTGGGGGTCAGATTATTCCTACACCCTCAACGTCAGGTAAGAGGTCAGCTGTTAGAGgtgttttgcaccagcaagagtcTGATACAACGAAATCCCTCTTAAAGGAGGAACTTGCCTCCCCTGCATCTTCAAGTGACTCTGAAGAATCTGAAGTGTTAACTTTATCACCTCAGAAACGAAGTCCACGGTCCAGCCCTCGAGGCCGTGGAAGCATTTACTCCTGTAACGTTTGTCAGAAAGTGTTTCATAGCCCTGGAAagctaaaacagcattcatactcTCACACTGGGGAAAGACCTTTCTCTTGCACCCTCTGTCACAAAGCATTTTCGTCTAGATTCAAATTAGTGCGTCATCAGTTAATACATACTACTGAACGCCAGCATCAGTGTCCTTTATGTGATCGTAGTTTTCATCGTAAAGATCACTTAAAGAATCACATTCAGATTCATGACCCTAGCAAGCAGTTCAAATGTGAAAGGCCTGAATGTGGTAAAGAATATAATTCTTATATGTCCTATAGAAAACACTGTGCAGTACATGCTGCAGAAGAAGGAGATCTACAGTGTAAAATTTGTCAGAAAATGTTTGAAACAAAGCCAGACCTAATTTatcaccttaaggttcatgtgggATCTAGATCAGTGAAAAGTCCTAGCGAAAAGAAATTTCCATGTGATCACTGTGATCGCCGGTTTTTCACACGAAAGGATGTTAAACGTCATTTAGTAGTTCACACTGGAAAGAGAGATTTTAGCTGTAGCTTATGTCCCCAGAAATTTGGAAGAAAAGATCACTTAGTTAGGCATATTAAGAAAAGCCATGGAATTTCAGATTTGAGCCGTATGGAAGGTCTAGAATTTAGTGCTGCATCTACGTCTTCTGTGCCACAGGCACTCTCTCCTAATACAAGTGTGACTTCATCTCCCCCACCTACCTCGGGAACTCATCATTTGCCTATGGTTCTATTACCAGAGCCAGTGGCAGGGCCATCTGGACTGTCTGGTCCTGGTCCATCCAGTCTCTCTGGTGCTACTGGTCTTATGGGGCCAACAGGGGAGACACACTTCATCTCACCATCATTCCAGCAAGATTTTAGAATCTTTGAAGAAACTATAAAAGAAGAACCAGAACTTCAACCTAGTATGGAAGAAATTGGTCCTGGGGGagatgatttaagcaaaatacttGGAATGTATTTACCTTCAGGATCTATCAGCTTAACGGGTCCCTCCTTACTAGATCCAACAACACATCGTGCTGAGGAAGGAGAGTCTCAGCGCAGCTTACTAGAGTCAGCTCTATTACGCATGCCACAGGAAGAACAAAAAGAATCTATTTTATTAGTGCATGGAACCAGTTTTTCCAGAGATCCCTTAGAAACCAGATCTCTCTTACCTGGTTCTCAGAGTGCAGAGTTTAGCCAGGAAGGAATTTTACCTGTAACTCTTCTTTCAAGTGAGTCACCAGGTGTTTCTGGAAGGTCCCTACTGTCCCCGGGGCCAGTATCCCAGCTCTCAGGAAGTGGAGTCCCTGCTGTCACTACTGCTGCTACAACCACTAGTGCCGCAGTCACCACAACTGCCTCGCTTCTTCCCTCACTGCCAGGATTTGATGAAGTGTTCCCTCAGTAA